The DNA window GAGCTGCGGGCCTGGGGTCCGTACCAGGGAGCCCTGCTGGAAGCCGTGCGGCGGTGGAAGTTCGGCCGAGACCCCTGCATGCGGGCTGCCGTGGAGGCGTTGGCCCGGGAGGCCTTGGTGCGTTTCTGGTCCGGGGTGACCTTCGGCGCGGTCGTTCCGGTTCCGTGCCATCCGTCCACCCTGCGGCGCCGGGGGGCCGGCCTGCCCGCCCTCCTTGCCCGGGCCGTGGCCCGGGAGGCCGGGGCCCCCTGGCGCCCCACCGCCCTCGAAAAGGCGCGGGCGGTGCCCGAACTGGTGGGGCTCGACGCGCAGGGGAGGGCGGCCGCCGTAAAGGGGGCCTATCGGCCCAGGGAGCCCCTGGACGGGACCGTGCTGCTCGTGGACGACGTGGCGACCTCTACCGCCACCGCCCGGGCCTGCGCCGAGGCGTGCCGGGAGGCGGGGGCCCTCCGGGTGTGCGTTCTCGCCCTGGCCCGCACGCCCCTCCACGGGCCGTCCCGGGCGGCGGCGGAGGAGGTGTTTTAGTTTGGTCGGGACCCCTCCCCTGTGTTACAAAACGGAGCACTTCGTGCCCCGTCTACCCGCCCCTGGAGGGGAGAGCCATGGCATCGGCTGGCGAGAACGTGACCATCGTGTGGCGCAGCCGGACCACCGGGGCGCGAAGCCGCCTCTCCTTGTCTCGACGCGCCGTCCTCTTCTTCGGCGGCGCGTGTCTGGCGGCGGCGGCTTGCGCCGCCGTGCTGGGGGCGGTGACGGTGCGGCTCTACCGGGACAACGGGGTGCTCTATGCACGCCTGGCCGACGGCGAGGAGGTCGCCCGCCGGCTGGCCGCAGCCGAGACCGAGATGGCTGCGGCCCGGCAGGCCCTGGCCCAGGTGCGCGCCGAGGAGGCCCGGATTCGCCAGTGGCTCGGCCTCGAGGATGAGGAGACGGCCACGCGGGAGGCGGAAGCCCCGGAACGGGCCGAAGGGGGTCAAGGAAGCCTGGGGGACGTGGACCTGGAGGCGGTCTCGCCCGAGGACCTGGCGGGGGCCGGCGCTGCCGAAGGCGCTCTCGAGGCGAGTCTGGGGCTTGCCGCCCGCTCCCTGGCCCTGGACCTGGCGGATCTGAGCACCCGCCTCCACGAGCGCAAGCGCCACTGGGACGCGATCCCTGCCCTGGCCCCGGTGGAGGGGGAGCACTGGGTGAGCTCGGCCTTCGGGTGGCGAAAGAGCCCCTTTACGGGGAAACGGGAGTTCCACTCGGGCGTGGACCTGGCCGGAGCCCGGGGCCTGCCCGTGGTGGCGGCCGCCGACGGCCTGGTGATCCGGGCGGTGAGCGACGCGGCCCTAGGCAAGGCCGTGACCCTGGACCACGGCAACGGCATCGAGACCCTGTACGGCCACCTGGACCGGCTTTCCGTGAAGGAGGGGGAGCGGGTCCGCCGGGGGCAGAAGATCGGCAAGCTCGGGAGCACCGGAAAGCGCTCCACCGGACCCCACCTCCACTACGCCGTGCGGGTCGACGGGAAGTACGTGAACCCGAAGAACTTCCTCTCGGAGCGGGGCACCTTCCCCTACCCCGTGGCCAACCGCTAGCCCCCGATGCGGCTCATGGCGATCCCGGAGCCGTGGGCGGGCTCTTCCCGGAGGCTGTGGCCCCGGGGCTTTCGGGCCACCACCTCCCGCAGCACCGCCGCGAGCTCGGCGTCCCCCGCGCCGGACCGCAGCAGGGCGCGCAAGTCCGTCTCCTCCCGTGAGAACAGGCATCCCCGAAGGCTCCCCGTGGCGGTGAGGCGCAGGCGGTTGCACCCCCCGCAGAAGTGGTCGCTCAGGGGGCTGATGACCCCCACCCGCCCTCCCCGGGGGAGTTGGAACACGCGGCAGGGGCCCGAGAGCTTTTCCGCCAGCAGCGGGACCAGGGGGTAGCGGGAGCGCAGGGTGTCGAGGATCTCTGCGGCGGGCACCAGGCGGGTCTCGTCCCAGGCGTCCTTTTCTGCGGGCATGAACTCGATGAACCGCACCTCGTACCCGCCCTCCTCGGCGAAGGCCGCGAAGTCGAGGATCTCTCCGTCGTTCACCCCCCGCAGGGCCACCACGTTGACCTTGACGGGGGAGAGTCCCTCGCGCCGCGCCGCCGCGATGCCGGCCAGTACCCGGGCCAGCCCCGGGCGGCGGGTGATGCGCTCGAAGACCTCAGGGCGCAGGGTGTCGAGGCTCACATTGACCCGGCGCAGGCCCGCCCGGCGCAGGTGTGGGGCCATCTCCTCCAGGAGCAGGCCGTTGGTGGTGAGGGAGAGGTCCTGGAGCCCCGCCACCCGGGAGAGATCTCCCACGAACTCGACGATGCCCTTGCGCACGAGGGGCTCGCCCCCCGTGACCCGCACCTTGCGGATTCCCTCCCCCACGGCGATCCGCACGATGCGCAGCATCTCCTCGTAGGAGAGGATCTCCGTGTGGTCCAGGGGGTGGACCCCGGCGGCGGGCATGCAGTAGATGCACCGCAGGTTGCACCGGTCGGTCACCGACAGGCGCAGGTAGTCGATGGTGCGGCGAAACCCGTCGCGCAGCGCGGGGCCGCTCATCGAAGGGCGTCCAGGGCTTGGGGGTCCGTGGGATCGAGGGTGGCGCTGGAGGCGGGCGAGAGCTCACCCCGGGGCGCCGGGCCGGGGGCGGAGCCCCGCAGGAAGGCCGCCGTAAAGGTCTTGGACCCCGCAGGCCCGGCCAGATATCCGGTCTGCGCGTCGACCCGGGCGAACTCCACCCCCTCGGGGACGGGGAACTCGGCGGCGGGGCGGCCCTGGACCGCCGCCCGCATGAAGTCGAGCCACACGGGAGCGGCCGCCCGGCCGCCGGTCTCGCCGCTGCCCAGGCTGCGGCTGTCGTCGTAGCCGAGCCACACGGCGGTCACCAGGTCCGGGGTGTAGCCGACGAACCAGGCGTCCCGGTTGTCGTTGGTGGTACCGGTCTTGCCCGCGGCGGGCCGGCCGAGCCCCCGGGCCCGCCGGCCGGTGCCCTCCTGGATCACCGCCTGCATCATGTGGGTGAGGACGTAGGCGGTCTCCGGCCGCAGCACCCGCTCCCCCTCGAGGGGGACGAAAGACTCCAACGGGACGCCGTCCCGGTCCTCTATCCGCAGGAGAAAGGCGGCGTCGCGGCGCACGCCGCCGGTCGCAAAAGCTCCGTAGACCTCGGCGAGCTCCAGGGGAGTGACCGTGGAAGCCCCGAGGGCCAGGGAGAGATCCGCGCTGATGGGGCTTCGGATGCCCAGGCGCTGGACGAAGGAGACGCCGTAGGGTACCCCGATGTCGCGCAGCACCTTGACCGTCACCACGTTGCGGGACTGCACCAGGGCGTCCCGAAGGAGGGTGGCCCCGTAGAACTCTTCCGAAAAGTTGCGGGGCTTCCACTTGTCTTCCAGGTCCGGGGAGGCGTACACGATGGGAGCATCGTAGATGAGCGTGGCCGGCGTGTATCCCTTTTCTACGGCGGCGGCGTAGATCAGGGGCTTGATGGAAGAGCCGGGCTGGCGCTGGGCCTGGACTGCCCGGTTGAACTGGCTCCGGGAGAAGTCGTAGCCTCCCACGCAAGCCAGCACCTCCCCGGTGCGGGGATCGAGACAGATCAGCGCCCCTTCGAGCTCGGGCTCCTGGACCAGGCTCGCCACCGTCTTGCCGTCGGGCGCGGCCTCCAGATCGCACAGCAACACGTCCCCGGGGCGCAGCACATCCGGGGGGGTGCGCCCCTTGGGGAGAGCCCAGGCCAGGCCCGCCACCGGCAGGGGCAGCTCGGTACCCCCGACGATCACGACCGCTCCGCCAGCGTCCACCCGGCGCACCAGAGCCCGGACGCGGGCCGGTGCCGCGGGGGTCTCCCCGGATGCGAAAGGCCCCAGCTCCGGGGGCTCGATGCGGCCCAGGGGCCCCCGGTACCCCTGGGAGCGGTCGAGCTCCTCCAGCCCCTTGCGCAGGGCCTGCTTGGCGGCAGCCTGAAGGCGTGAATCCATGGCAGAGATCACGCGCAGGCCGTCCCGCTGGAGGGAGGCGGCGCCGTAACGGGCCTCGAGGAGGCGCCGCACCTGCTCCGCGTAGTGGGGGCTGAAGGTGGCGTAGGGGTTGCGGACTCCGGCGACGGCGAGGGGCTCGGCATGGGCCGCCTCGGCCTCGGCGGGGGAGACCAGGCCCTCCTCGGTAAGGCGCGTGAGCACGTAGCGGCGGCGCTCCAGGGCCAGCTCGGGGCGCTGGAACGGGTTGTAGCGGCTGGGTGCCTGGGGCAGCCCGGCGAGCAGGGCCACCTGGGCCAGGCTCAACTTTCGGGCCGGGATGCCGAAATAGACCTCGGCGGCGGACTCCACGCCGTAAGCCCCCTGGCCGAGGTAGATCTGGTTCAGGTATAGATGGAGAATCTCGGGTTTGGTGAGGTTTTGCTCGATGCGCAGTGCGAGAACGGCCTCGCGCAGCTTGCGGCGGTAACTGCGCTCGGGGCTCAGGAGCAGCGACTTGGCCACCTGCTGGGTGATGGTGCTCCCGCCCTGGACGACTCTTCCCTGGCGAAAATTGGTCCAGGCGGCCCGGACGATGCCTCTCCAGTCGAGGCCCTCGTGGACGAAGAACTTGCTGTCCTCGGCGGCGAGGAAGGCCTGCACCACGTGTGGGGGCAGGGAGTCCACCGCCACGACCTTGCGGCGTTCCTCGGCGAACTCGGCCATGAGCACGCCGTCGCGGCTCCAGACCGTGGTGACCAGCGGGGGGCGGTACGCGCGGAGCGAGGCGATGTCGGGCAGGTCGGAGAGGGCGTCGCGAAAGGCCCATGCGATGAGCCCCGCCGCCACGGCCCCCAGGACGGCCAGGGCCAGGCCCAGGCGGGCCACGATGCGCATCGGGTTCCTGTGAGTGCAGGTGACGGGGCGCCCCCGAGGGAGCACGGCCCAAGGCCCATTAAACTAGCACACGGCTGACCCGGCGAACAAGAAACCCGATCCGGCGGTGCGAGCGTGACCAACCTTGCCGAACGATCCGTCTTGAGCGACCGCGCGGTGGCGGAAGCCCTCGTCGCCCTGCATCGGGCCGTGGCGGCCCACCAGTTCTATCCCGACCGGCACCCCATGCTCCTCGAGGCGCTCAAGGACGGCTTCCGGGTCATGTCCCAGGCGCAGGCCGACTACCGCTGGGAGGAGCCGGGTTTACAGCTGCGCTCCGGTGCCCTGTGGTTCGGTCACAGCCGCCTGGGGGAAGGGAGCCCCGCCGTGGGGACCCTCGCCCGCACCTTCTCGAGCCACGGCCTAGCGCTGCTGCGGCGCCGGGGAGAGGTCACGGCCGAGGCATACGGGTTCCTGGTCTCGCTGCTCGCCGCGAGCCCCGACGTGCTTGCGCCCCGGGGCGGGCTGGCGGAGGCCTGGAAGCGCTCGCCCTTCTCGGGGGTCTGGGAGCTCCAGGGCCTGGCGGTGCGCGCGGGAGACCACGCCGAGGGGGAAGGCAGCGGCCGGGGCCGGGCCCGGGAGGGGGACTGGGGCGCGGGGCTCGCGGCCGGGGTGGAGGCCGAGCTCCTTGCCGATCCCCGGCTATTTCGCCGCCTCCAGGCATTCCAGCAGAAGGGCTCCAAAGAAAAGCGCCTCCTGGACCTTCTCCTGAGCCTGGGGCGCACCCAGGAGATGCCGGTCTTCCTCGAGAGGTTGCGGGAGATCGCCCGGGAGCTCGATGGGTACGTGGAGGGCGAGCGGTACCGCGAGGCCTACCAGGTCGTGCTCTTCCTCTATCGGGAAGCCCAAAACATGGAGGCGGAGCGCCAGGAGGGGAAGAGGGACTATCTGCTCGACACCATCCGCCTGGCGGTCAAGGGGCCGCTTCTCCAGTGGGTCATCGAGCTGGTGGCCACCGGCAAGGGCGACGAAGAGGATGCCGAGTTGGGGGAGTACGTCTTGCGAGCCCTCGGCAAGGCGGCGGTCGTCCCCGCGATC is part of the Thermodesulfobacteriota bacterium genome and encodes:
- a CDS encoding ComF family protein; its protein translation is MPPRCTQCRVREAEGAPAAPFCGRCRSRMQPLAEPFCPSCAVPYPGAGPSHPCPRCRADPPAFFELRAWGPYQGALLEAVRRWKFGRDPCMRAAVEALAREALVRFWSGVTFGAVVPVPCHPSTLRRRGAGLPALLARAVAREAGAPWRPTALEKARAVPELVGLDAQGRAAAVKGAYRPREPLDGTVLLVDDVATSTATARACAEACREAGALRVCVLALARTPLHGPSRAAAEEVF
- a CDS encoding M23 family metallopeptidase codes for the protein MASAGENVTIVWRSRTTGARSRLSLSRRAVLFFGGACLAAAACAAVLGAVTVRLYRDNGVLYARLADGEEVARRLAAAETEMAAARQALAQVRAEEARIRQWLGLEDEETATREAEAPERAEGGQGSLGDVDLEAVSPEDLAGAGAAEGALEASLGLAARSLALDLADLSTRLHERKRHWDAIPALAPVEGEHWVSSAFGWRKSPFTGKREFHSGVDLAGARGLPVVAAADGLVIRAVSDAALGKAVTLDHGNGIETLYGHLDRLSVKEGERVRRGQKIGKLGSTGKRSTGPHLHYAVRVDGKYVNPKNFLSERGTFPYPVANR
- the moaA gene encoding GTP 3',8-cyclase MoaA — encoded protein: MSGPALRDGFRRTIDYLRLSVTDRCNLRCIYCMPAAGVHPLDHTEILSYEEMLRIVRIAVGEGIRKVRVTGGEPLVRKGIVEFVGDLSRVAGLQDLSLTTNGLLLEEMAPHLRRAGLRRVNVSLDTLRPEVFERITRRPGLARVLAGIAAARREGLSPVKVNVVALRGVNDGEILDFAAFAEEGGYEVRFIEFMPAEKDAWDETRLVPAAEILDTLRSRYPLVPLLAEKLSGPCRVFQLPRGGRVGVISPLSDHFCGGCNRLRLTATGSLRGCLFSREETDLRALLRSGAGDAELAAVLREVVARKPRGHSLREEPAHGSGIAMSRIGG
- a CDS encoding HEAT repeat domain-containing protein, producing the protein MSDRAVAEALVALHRAVAAHQFYPDRHPMLLEALKDGFRVMSQAQADYRWEEPGLQLRSGALWFGHSRLGEGSPAVGTLARTFSSHGLALLRRRGEVTAEAYGFLVSLLAASPDVLAPRGGLAEAWKRSPFSGVWELQGLAVRAGDHAEGEGSGRGRAREGDWGAGLAAGVEAELLADPRLFRRLQAFQQKGSKEKRLLDLLLSLGRTQEMPVFLERLREIARELDGYVEGERYREAYQVVLFLYREAQNMEAERQEGKRDYLLDTIRLAVKGPLLQWVIELVATGKGDEEDAELGEYVLRALGKAAVVPAINALVSEGSRLGRRRLVDVLVSIGDPAVPWAVKMLDDQRWFVVRNMVTVLGGIGTPDAQRALARLAEDGDGRIRREVARAFGRMSGPGAQEQVLRLLGDPEPAVRLLAISAAASYPSEHTLGALVSVFRRAGAGAADWNLRAAVLRSLGRLGMPGGVDLLAEVLGKRPLFRRKRWHTLKRAAVQALGDLGGERAVALLSAVKEHRDVELRTEAARALGAAEKR
- a CDS encoding PBP1A family penicillin-binding protein, producing the protein MRIVARLGLALAVLGAVAAGLIAWAFRDALSDLPDIASLRAYRPPLVTTVWSRDGVLMAEFAEERRKVVAVDSLPPHVVQAFLAAEDSKFFVHEGLDWRGIVRAAWTNFRQGRVVQGGSTITQQVAKSLLLSPERSYRRKLREAVLALRIEQNLTKPEILHLYLNQIYLGQGAYGVESAAEVYFGIPARKLSLAQVALLAGLPQAPSRYNPFQRPELALERRRYVLTRLTEEGLVSPAEAEAAHAEPLAVAGVRNPYATFSPHYAEQVRRLLEARYGAASLQRDGLRVISAMDSRLQAAAKQALRKGLEELDRSQGYRGPLGRIEPPELGPFASGETPAAPARVRALVRRVDAGGAVVIVGGTELPLPVAGLAWALPKGRTPPDVLRPGDVLLCDLEAAPDGKTVASLVQEPELEGALICLDPRTGEVLACVGGYDFSRSQFNRAVQAQRQPGSSIKPLIYAAAVEKGYTPATLIYDAPIVYASPDLEDKWKPRNFSEEFYGATLLRDALVQSRNVVTVKVLRDIGVPYGVSFVQRLGIRSPISADLSLALGASTVTPLELAEVYGAFATGGVRRDAAFLLRIEDRDGVPLESFVPLEGERVLRPETAYVLTHMMQAVIQEGTGRRARGLGRPAAGKTGTTNDNRDAWFVGYTPDLVTAVWLGYDDSRSLGSGETGGRAAAPVWLDFMRAAVQGRPAAEFPVPEGVEFARVDAQTGYLAGPAGSKTFTAAFLRGSAPGPAPRGELSPASSATLDPTDPQALDALR